From the Gadus chalcogrammus isolate NIFS_2021 chromosome 15, NIFS_Gcha_1.0, whole genome shotgun sequence genome, one window contains:
- the rab23 gene encoding ras-related protein Rab-23, whose translation MLEEDMEVAIKVVVVGNGAVGKSSMIQRYCKGVFTKDYKKTIGVDFLERQIIVNDEEVRLMLWDTAGQEEFDAITKAYYRGAQACVLVFSTTDRESYQAVSSWREKVEVEVGDIPTVLVQNKIDLLDDTVIKNEEAEGLAKRLKLRFYRASVKEDLNVNEVFKYLAEKYIQRLKQQTAEEPEVVHTTSNKIGVFNTTGTNVSNQSSSNGHEVISLRPNKQRTKKTKNPFGSCSLL comes from the exons ATGTTGGAGGAGGATATGGAGGTGGCCatcaaggtggtggtggtgggaaacGGAGCGGTGGGCAAGTCCAGCATGATCCAGCGCTACTGCAAGGGGGTCTTCACCAAGGACTACAAGAAGACCATCGGGGTGGACTTCCTGGAAAGACAGATCAT CGTGAACGACGAAGAGGTGAGGCTGATGCTCTGGGACACGGCCGGCCAGGAGGAGTTTGACGCCATCACCAAGGCGTACTACCGTG GTGCTCAGGCGTGCGTGCTGGTGTTCTCCACCACCGACCGGGAGTCCTACCAGGCCGTCAGCAGCTggagggagaaggtggaggtggaggtgggggacaTCCCCACCGTCCTGGTCCAGAACAAGATTGACCTTCTGGACGATACGGTCATCAAAAA CGAAGAGGCAGAGGGTCTGGCCAAGAGGTTGAAGCTGAGGTTCTACCGAGCGTCAGTGAAAGAGGACCTCAACGTCAACGAGG TTTTTAAATACTTGGCCGAGAAGTACATCCAGCGGCTGAAACAGCAGACCGCCGAGGAGCCAGAGGTCGTTCACACCACGAGCAATAAAATAG GTGTGTTCAATACCACTGGTACGAACGTCAGCAACCAGAGCTCCAGTAACGGCCACGAAGTCATTAGTTTACGACCCAACAAACAAAGAACCAAGAAGACAAAAAATCCCTTTGGGAGCTGCAGTTTACTCTAG
- the bag2 gene encoding BAG family molecular chaperone regulator 2, with protein sequence MAQAKIQAKMNEATKSKFSRTMSMADRSGRLLESLDQLEIRVEALRETATLMEQERESILEMLQSLQNGQEMRSISDGEREELSLTSNRLLGRTLCVEVSVGVIRNSEQDDALRQATSMIDEIVKKLLEDTGSNRQRLMALHAACVTEAPPVAIDQKFQAIVISCALEDQKKIKRRLETLIRNVFNAENTIKLMDNQKLDQANGAH encoded by the exons ATGGCTCAGGCTAAAATACAGGCTAAAATGAACGAAGCGACCAAGAGCAAGTTCAGCAGGACCATGTCCATGGCAGATCGTTCTGGGCGTCTGCTAGAAAGTTTGGATCAGCTGGAAATTAG GGTGGAGGCTTTACGCGAAACAGCGACCTTGATGGAGCAGGAAAGGGAATCCATCCTGGAAATGCTTCAGTCCTTACAGAACGGTCAAGAAATGCGCAGCATCTCTGATG gggAAAGGGAAGAGTTAAGTCTGACATCTAACCGACTTCTGGGTCGGACGCTCTGCGTAGAAGTCTCGGTTGGAGTAATCAGAAATTCCGAGCAAGATGATGCTTTGCGTCAGGCGACATCGATGATTGATGAGATTGTCAAAAAGTTACTGGAAGACACCGGCAGCAACCGACAGCGTCTGATGGCGCTGCATGCAGCCTGCGTGACCGAGGCGCCACCTGTTGCCATCGATCAGAAATTTCAGGCCATCGTGATCAGTTGTGCGTTGGAAGACCAGAAGAAGATCAAGCGAAGACTCGAGACTCTTATAAGAAATGTCTTCAACGCAGAGAACACCATTAAACTCATGGATAACCAAAAGTTAGATCAAGCCAATGGCGCCCATTGA
- the znf451 gene encoding E3 SUMO-protein ligase ZNF451, whose protein sequence is MSSSMEEDEEADEEVQFVSEASHRPVLDFIDIPSDSDEDRGLSEVIEDKIERQKAQVNSTLDRLMRRVAAEKRERADKCKAFKEKQMSQRAHGRHELACAATERTDYDAKRCVDMWLKMPGVRPGVVNGGRGMGRPQRGSFPSGSTSKHTCPVVNCGKVFDNIPLIEGHLKRFDHSPCDPSIHLKGSPSNVFACVVCTRRFDTHGAWMLHLQSKVSSSDPGGHDMSQTCQTIVCFACPACYLLFSLRDECLQHMAAKKHYTHALGMIKDSKARALPVPIPSSAKSRLIDLCSGVDFNVRCSECRKVLTSHQEAQAHFNVCCRQGRAVSEAEKTVVQMMRRLLPRGQCSPCCELFLSQEALESHREATRHAVEVNPTAEMAVLQFCRFSEIQRARRAKERGGPSATPPQRKRADVGGHSAPAKRQRLDSAADGDAGAATTLAWVCECGLHFSQEAAAKTHLMAANEVFHLCGVCGKRMGDLSITRLHMCRFHGGAHLANFLYHCRRCKVDMPRYEDILSHVADAHGGHGYFVEREVPLERVVPDAKPSTSGTGGRSEAPAAPHPEPAPCPTWMCRMCEETFGTEAEVGRHCGDVANHSFQRFVCGHCPQKFFKESTVRRHCRGEHGGEPVAVAYFCGLCDSMRFEREEEFTEHYERLHSKDYYRVDDHGGGGSAAGGARSGEHGGGGGGDDAPGPCPCMGSEKGDDERKALFTRCVKKLSAEGRCRYVCAPCAVTVASFARIKTHVATTHPGLNLAKTFDVVCSACLETFESVPTFHEHFHSEHCLLAPCRGRGRSEASTPDSIPDALEVNPDLKGAGDVILAKVLRMDEGAKDGAAQEGDSDEELIHALALSEAEAKPSTGEADVDLEQALAISVSQTRASPDLEEALQRSLLEF, encoded by the exons ATGTCCTCTTCAATGGAAGAAGATGAGGAAGCGGACGAGGAGGTCCAGTTTGTATCA GAAGCCTCCCACAGACCAGTGCTGGATTTTATTGATATACCGAGTGACAGCGACGAAGACAGGGGTTTGAGTGAAGTG ATTGAAGATAAGATTGAGCGACAGAAAGCCCAGGTCAATTCCACGCTGGACCGGCTCATGCGGCGAGTGGCGGCCGAGAAGCGGGAGAGAGCAGACAAATGTAAAGCCTTTAAG GAGAAGCAGATGTCACAAAGGGCTCACGGGCGTCACGAGCTGGCGTGTGCCGCCACCGAGAGAACCGACTACGACGCAAAGCGCTGTGTGGACATGTGGTTGAAGATGCCAG GTGTTCGACCCGGTGTGGTGAACGGCGGAAGGGGAATGGGAAGGCCCCAGCGAGGCTCTTTCCCCAGCGGGAGCACCTCCAAGCACACCTGTCCAGTGGTCAACTGTGGGAAGGTGTTCGACAACATTCCCCTCATTGAAGGTCATTTGAAAAG GTTCGACCACTCCCCGTGCGACCCCTCCATCCACCTCAAAGGGAGCCCCTCCAATGTCTTTGCGTGCGTCGTCTGCACCCGCCGCTTTGACACCCATGGGGCGTGGATGCTCCACCTCCAGTCCAAG GTGTCGTCATCGGACCCCGGGGGCCACGATATGTCCCAGACCTGCCAGACCATCGTGTGTTTCGCCTGCCCCGCCTGCTACCTGCTGTTCAGCCTCCGGGACGAGTGTCTCCAGCACATGGCCGCCAAAAAACATTACACGCACGCCCTCGGCATGATCAAGG ATTCGAAGGCGAGAGCATTGCCGGTTCCCATCCCTTCGTCTGCTAAAAGCCGCCTCATCGATTTGTGCAGCGGCGTGGATTTCAACGTGCGGTGCAGCGAATGCCGCAAAGTGCTGACCTCGCATCAGGAAGCTCAAGCGCATTTCAA CGTGTGCTGCAGACAGGGCCGGGCCGTCTCCGAGGCGGAGAAGACGGTGGTGCAGATGATGAGGCGCCTGCTGCCGCGGGGCCAGTGCTCCCCCTGCTGCGAGCTCTTCCTCAGCCAGGAGGCGCTGGAGAGCCACAGGGAGGCCACCCGGCACGCCGTGGAGGTCAACCCGACGGCGGAGATGGCCGTCCTCCAGTTCTGCCGCTTCAGCGAGATCCAGCGCGCCCGCCGGGCCAAGGAGCGCGGGGGGCCGTCGGCGACGCCGCCGCAGCGGAAGAGGGCCGACGTCGGAGGGCACTCGGCCCCGGCCAAGAGGCAGCGGCTGGACTCGGCGGCGGACGGAGACGCGGGCGCCGCCACCACGCTGGCGTGGGTCTGCGAGTGCGGCCTGCACTTCTCCCAAGAGGCCGCGGCCAAGACGCACCTGATGGCCGCCAACGAGGTCTTCCACCTGTGCGGCGTGTGCGGCAAGCGCATGGGCGACCTGTCCATCACGCGGCTGCACATGTGCCGCTTCCACGGGGGCGCGCACCTCGCCAACTTCCTGTACCACTGCCGGCGCTGCAAGGTGGACATGCCCCGCTACGAGGATATCCTCTCGCACGTGGCCGACGCCCACGGCGGCCATGGCTACTTCGTCGAGCGGGAAGTGCCCCTGGAGCGGGTGGTCCCCGACGCCAAGCCGTCGACCAGCGGCACCGGCGGTCGCTCCGAGGCTCCGGCGGCCCCGCACCCAGAGCCGGCGCCGTGCCCCACGTGGATGTGCCGGATGTGCGAGGAGACGTTCGGcacggaggcggaggtgggcCGGCACTGCGGCGACGTGGCCAACCACAGCTTCCAGAGGTTCGTGTGCGGCCACTGCCCCCAGAAGTTCTTCAAGGAGTCGACGGTGCGCCGACACTGCCGCGGCGAGCACGGCGGCGAGCCGGTGGCCGTGGCGTACTTCTGCGGCCTCTGCGACAGCATGCGGTTTGAGCGGGAGGAGGAGTTCACGGAGCACTACGAGAGGCTCCACAGCAAGGACTACTACCGCGTGGACGACCACGGGGGCGGCGGGAGCGCGGCGGGCGGCGCCAGGTCCGGCGAGcacgggggcggcggcggcggcgacgatGCGCCGGGTCCCTGTCCCTGCATGGGCTCGGAGAAGGGCGACGACGAGAGGAAGGCGTTGTTCACGCGGTGCGTGAAGAAGCTGTCCGCCGAGGGACGGTGCCGATACGTCTGCGCCCCGTGCGCCGTCACGGTGGCGTCCTTCGCGCGGATCAAGACTCACGTCGCCACCACGCACCCCGGCCTGAACCTGGCCAAGACCTTCGACGTCGTGTGCAGCGCTTGCCTGGAGACGTTTGAGAGCGTGCCGACTTTCCACGAACACTTCCACTCGGAGCATTGTCTCCTGGCCCCCTGCCGCGGCCGCGGGCGCAGCGAAGCCTCCACCCCCGACAGCATACCGGACGCCCTGGAGGTCAACCCCGATCTCAA AGGTGCTGGCGATGTCATCTTGGCTAAGGTCCTGCGCATGGACGAAGGCGCCAAAGACGGGGCTGCCCAGGAAG GTGACTCGGATGAAGAATTGATCCATGCCTTGGCTTTAAGTGAGGCAGAAGCAAAACCGTCAACAg GTGAGGCAGACGTGGATTTGGAACAAGCGTTGGCGATAAGCGTGTCACAAACAAGAGCGTCACCAG ACTTGGAAGAAGCGCTGCAGAGGAgtcttttggaattctaa